In Populus alba chromosome 9, ASM523922v2, whole genome shotgun sequence, a genomic segment contains:
- the LOC118032337 gene encoding transcription factor TGA9 isoform X2: MASHRIGETGLSDSGPSNQHLPYALLRGINTPSTSFINQEGSAFDFGELEEAIVLEGVKIRNDEAKAPLFTVTGRPAATLEMFPSWPMRFQETPRGSSKSGGESTDSGSALNTLSSKAEAHLEPESPISKKVSSSDHYNQAFYQKHLQFQEQEQVDMANDTSRTGGPSQQNQSPAKSPQEKRKGSTSEKQLDAKTLRRLAQNREAAKKSRLRKKAYVQQLETSRIKLTQLEQDLQRARQQGLFLGGCGGAGGNISSGAAIFDMEYARWLEDDHRHMSKLQTGLQAHLSDGDLRVIVDGYISHYDEIFRLKVVAAKSDVFHLITGMWSTPAERCFLWMGGFRPSELIKMLISQLDPLTEQQVMGIYSLQQSSQQAEEALSQGLEQLQQSLVDTIAGGPVIGGMQQMAMALGKLSNLEGFVRQADNLRQQTLHQLRRILTVRQAARCFLVIGEYYGRLRALSSLWASRPRETMISEDNSCQTTTDLQMVQPSQNHFSNF, translated from the exons ATGGCTAGCCACAGAATTGGAGAGACTGGTTTGTCAGACTCAGGCCCCTCTAATCAGCATCTCCCTTATGCACTTCTCCGTGGAATCAACACCCCATCAACCAGTTTCAT TAATCAAGAAGGATCTGCTTTTGATTTTGGAGAGCTAGAAGAAGCAATTGTGCTGGAAGGAGTTAAGATTAGGAACGATGAAGCTAAAGCAC CTTTATTTACAGTAACAGGCAGACCTGCAGCTACACTGGAAATGTTTCCTTCATGGCCAATGAGATTCCAGGAAACCCCAAGA GGAAGTTCAAAGTCAGGAGGGGAGAGTACTGACTCAGGATCAGCATTAAACACTCTTTCAAGCAAAGCTGAAGCCCATCTGGAACCAGAATCTCCCATCAGTAAAAAAGTTTCTTCTTCAGATCATTACAATCAGGCTTTTTATCAGAAGCATCTACAGTTTCAAGAACAGGAACAAGTAGATATGGCTAATGATACATCAAGAACAGGGGGGCCCTCTCAACAGAATCAATCACCTGCCAAATCTCCCCAAGAAAAG AGAAAAGGTTCAACATCAGAGAAACAACTTGATGCTAAg ACATTGAGACGTTTAGCTCAAAACAGGGAAGCTGCAAAGAAGAGTCGACTGAGGAAAAAG GCATATGTCCAGCAGCTAGAGACTAGTAGAATAAAACTTACTCAGTTAGAACAAGATCTTCAGCGTGCAAGACAGCAG GGGCTGTTCTTGGGTGGCTGCGGTGGTGCCGGTGGCAATATCAGCTCTG GAGCTGCAATATTTGATATGGAGTATGCAAGATGGCTAGAAGACGACCACCGGCACATGTCGAAGCTCCAGACAGGATTGCAAGCACATTTATCGGACGGTGACCTTAGGGTTATAGTAGATGGGTATATTTCACATTACGATGAAATTTTCCGGCTCAAGGTAGTGGCTGCAAAATCTGATGTCTTTCACCTGATTACCGGAATGTGGTCCACTCCAGCCGAGCGTTGCTTCCTGTGGATGGGTGGTTTTAGGCCCTCAGAACTCATCAAG ATGTTAATATCCCAGCTAGACCCTTTAACAGAACAGCAGGTCATGGGGATTTACAGCCTGCAACAATCTTCACAGCAAGCAGAAGAGGCTCTCTCCCAAGGCCTAGAGCAGCTCCAACAGTCTCTTGTTGACACCATTGCCGGCGGACCGGTCATTGGTGGAATGCAGCAGATGGCGATGGCGTTAGGCAAGCTTTCCAATCTTGAAGGGTTCGTTCGCCAG GCTGATAACTTGAGACAACAAACCCTTCACCAACTCCGTCGAATATTGACTGTAAGACAGGCAGCACGGTGTTTTCTGGTGATCGGAGAATATTATGGGAGATTACGGGCACTAAGTTCCCTCTGGGCATCTCGTCCTCGAGA GACAATGATCAGTGAAGATAACTCATGCCAAACCACAACTGATCTACAAATGGTTCAACCTTCACAAAATCATTTCTCcaacttttaa
- the LOC118032337 gene encoding transcription factor TGA9 isoform X1, with the protein MASHRIGETGLSDSGPSNQHLPYALLRGINTPSTSFINQEGSAFDFGELEEAIVLEGVKIRNDEAKAPLFTVTGRPAATLEMFPSWPMRFQETPRVGSSKSGGESTDSGSALNTLSSKAEAHLEPESPISKKVSSSDHYNQAFYQKHLQFQEQEQVDMANDTSRTGGPSQQNQSPAKSPQEKRKGSTSEKQLDAKTLRRLAQNREAAKKSRLRKKAYVQQLETSRIKLTQLEQDLQRARQQGLFLGGCGGAGGNISSGAAIFDMEYARWLEDDHRHMSKLQTGLQAHLSDGDLRVIVDGYISHYDEIFRLKVVAAKSDVFHLITGMWSTPAERCFLWMGGFRPSELIKMLISQLDPLTEQQVMGIYSLQQSSQQAEEALSQGLEQLQQSLVDTIAGGPVIGGMQQMAMALGKLSNLEGFVRQADNLRQQTLHQLRRILTVRQAARCFLVIGEYYGRLRALSSLWASRPRETMISEDNSCQTTTDLQMVQPSQNHFSNF; encoded by the exons ATGGCTAGCCACAGAATTGGAGAGACTGGTTTGTCAGACTCAGGCCCCTCTAATCAGCATCTCCCTTATGCACTTCTCCGTGGAATCAACACCCCATCAACCAGTTTCAT TAATCAAGAAGGATCTGCTTTTGATTTTGGAGAGCTAGAAGAAGCAATTGTGCTGGAAGGAGTTAAGATTAGGAACGATGAAGCTAAAGCAC CTTTATTTACAGTAACAGGCAGACCTGCAGCTACACTGGAAATGTTTCCTTCATGGCCAATGAGATTCCAGGAAACCCCAAGAGTA GGAAGTTCAAAGTCAGGAGGGGAGAGTACTGACTCAGGATCAGCATTAAACACTCTTTCAAGCAAAGCTGAAGCCCATCTGGAACCAGAATCTCCCATCAGTAAAAAAGTTTCTTCTTCAGATCATTACAATCAGGCTTTTTATCAGAAGCATCTACAGTTTCAAGAACAGGAACAAGTAGATATGGCTAATGATACATCAAGAACAGGGGGGCCCTCTCAACAGAATCAATCACCTGCCAAATCTCCCCAAGAAAAG AGAAAAGGTTCAACATCAGAGAAACAACTTGATGCTAAg ACATTGAGACGTTTAGCTCAAAACAGGGAAGCTGCAAAGAAGAGTCGACTGAGGAAAAAG GCATATGTCCAGCAGCTAGAGACTAGTAGAATAAAACTTACTCAGTTAGAACAAGATCTTCAGCGTGCAAGACAGCAG GGGCTGTTCTTGGGTGGCTGCGGTGGTGCCGGTGGCAATATCAGCTCTG GAGCTGCAATATTTGATATGGAGTATGCAAGATGGCTAGAAGACGACCACCGGCACATGTCGAAGCTCCAGACAGGATTGCAAGCACATTTATCGGACGGTGACCTTAGGGTTATAGTAGATGGGTATATTTCACATTACGATGAAATTTTCCGGCTCAAGGTAGTGGCTGCAAAATCTGATGTCTTTCACCTGATTACCGGAATGTGGTCCACTCCAGCCGAGCGTTGCTTCCTGTGGATGGGTGGTTTTAGGCCCTCAGAACTCATCAAG ATGTTAATATCCCAGCTAGACCCTTTAACAGAACAGCAGGTCATGGGGATTTACAGCCTGCAACAATCTTCACAGCAAGCAGAAGAGGCTCTCTCCCAAGGCCTAGAGCAGCTCCAACAGTCTCTTGTTGACACCATTGCCGGCGGACCGGTCATTGGTGGAATGCAGCAGATGGCGATGGCGTTAGGCAAGCTTTCCAATCTTGAAGGGTTCGTTCGCCAG GCTGATAACTTGAGACAACAAACCCTTCACCAACTCCGTCGAATATTGACTGTAAGACAGGCAGCACGGTGTTTTCTGGTGATCGGAGAATATTATGGGAGATTACGGGCACTAAGTTCCCTCTGGGCATCTCGTCCTCGAGA GACAATGATCAGTGAAGATAACTCATGCCAAACCACAACTGATCTACAAATGGTTCAACCTTCACAAAATCATTTCTCcaacttttaa